One segment of Saprospiraceae bacterium DNA contains the following:
- a CDS encoding UDP-N-acetylmuramate--L-alanine ligase — protein sequence MNFDDIKRIYFIGIGGIGMSALARYFKMHGAEVHGYDRSETDLTRALAAEGMHVHYDDDVSFIPDHVDLVVFTPAVPKDHAELNWFLEHGFPVKKRAEVLGIISQAKRCIAIAGTHGKTTTSTMTAHLLRACGVDATAFVGGISLNLGSNFVEGASDWVVVEADEYDRSFLHLHPEVAVLNSLDPDHLDIYGTPEAVVESYKQFVRQIKPGGKLIYRHGLPLDDVARELVASGRHVFTFGIEEGYYEAYNVHVADGQMAFGLKSSIVDWSDLRLNYPGLHNVLNATAAIAATLAAGGFTPELPVALADFKGVKRRFETIFKNEKTVYVDDYAHHPAELEAVIGAAKMLWPTRKVTGIFQPHLYTRTRDFAEGFAAALDRLDECILLDIYPARELPIPGVTSAMIAGLMKNKNVTLTSKAELLNVLKTKDLEVLMTMGAGDIDTMIEPIKSLVSHR from the coding sequence ATGAATTTCGACGACATAAAACGCATCTACTTCATCGGCATCGGCGGCATCGGAATGTCGGCACTGGCGCGCTACTTCAAAATGCACGGCGCGGAAGTGCATGGCTACGACCGCTCCGAAACCGACCTGACCCGCGCGCTGGCCGCCGAAGGGATGCACGTGCATTATGACGACGATGTGAGTTTTATTCCCGACCATGTTGATTTAGTGGTGTTTACCCCCGCCGTGCCGAAAGACCATGCCGAGTTGAACTGGTTTTTGGAACACGGATTTCCAGTGAAAAAACGCGCCGAAGTGCTCGGCATCATCAGCCAAGCGAAACGCTGCATCGCCATCGCCGGCACGCACGGCAAGACGACCACGAGCACCATGACCGCACACCTGCTCCGTGCTTGCGGCGTGGACGCGACGGCCTTCGTGGGCGGTATTTCGCTCAATCTCGGCAGCAATTTCGTGGAAGGCGCCAGCGATTGGGTCGTGGTGGAAGCCGATGAGTACGACCGCTCGTTCCTGCACCTGCATCCCGAAGTCGCCGTGTTGAACTCGCTCGACCCCGACCACTTGGACATCTACGGCACGCCGGAAGCAGTGGTGGAATCGTACAAGCAATTCGTCCGCCAAATCAAACCCGGCGGCAAGCTCATTTACCGGCACGGCCTCCCGCTCGACGATGTGGCGAGGGAACTCGTCGCCAGCGGTCGCCATGTGTTCACCTTCGGCATCGAAGAAGGTTACTACGAAGCCTACAACGTCCATGTCGCGGATGGGCAGATGGCCTTCGGCCTCAAGTCGAGCATCGTGGACTGGAGCGATTTGCGACTCAATTACCCCGGCCTGCACAATGTGCTGAATGCGACGGCAGCCATCGCGGCCACGCTCGCGGCAGGCGGTTTTACGCCGGAGTTACCCGTCGCGTTGGCCGATTTTAAAGGCGTGAAGCGCCGCTTCGAGACCATTTTCAAAAATGAAAAAACAGTGTACGTGGACGATTACGCCCACCATCCCGCCGAACTCGAAGCCGTTATCGGCGCAGCCAAGATGCTCTGGCCAACGCGCAAAGTCACTGGCATTTTCCAACCGCACCTCTACACCCGTACCCGCGATTTTGCCGAAGGCTTTGCAGCGGCATTGGACAGGCTGGACGAATGCATCCTGCTCGACATTTATCCTGCCCGCGAACTGCCGATTCCCGGCGTGACGTCGGCGATGATTGCAGGTTTGATGAAAAACAAAAACGTGACCCTGACCAGCAAAGCCGAATTGCTGAATGTCCTGAAAACCAAAGATTTGGAAGTGTTGATGACAATGGGCGCGGGGGATATTGATACGATGATTGAACCGATAAAATCACTTGTTTCCCACCGATAA
- a CDS encoding lipocalin family protein: MKIKLLILFSIVAMAACQPANDKNPALLGQWQGTEWLIFDKPSGMDASQVHFEFKDDGTYTASFGNQNQSGVWRTEKDKLYTTETGKKEIMVKLLNADGASLDFEMNRGGQKETLKLVKK, from the coding sequence ATGAAAATCAAACTCTTAATTCTCTTTTCCATCGTCGCGATGGCTGCCTGCCAACCCGCCAACGACAAAAACCCCGCCCTGCTTGGCCAATGGCAAGGCACGGAGTGGCTCATCTTCGACAAGCCTTCGGGCATGGATGCTTCACAAGTGCATTTTGAATTCAAAGACGACGGCACTTACACGGCCTCTTTTGGCAATCAAAATCAAAGCGGCGTTTGGCGCACCGAGAAAGACAAACTCTACACCACCGAAACAGGCAAAAAAGAAATCATGGTAAAACTCCTCAACGCTGACGGCGCAAGCCTTGACTTCGAAATGAATCGCGGCGGGCAAAAAGAGACTTTGAAACTGGTGAAAAAATAG
- the murG gene encoding undecaprenyldiphospho-muramoylpentapeptide beta-N-acetylglucosaminyltransferase gives MTNNNKQLRILITGGGTGGHVFPAIAIADAIKKLRPNAEFLFVGANGKMEMERVPQAGYAIEGLSIAGFQRNLSVRNLAFPFKLLTSLWKARKIVRHFQPDVVIGTGGYASGPVMRAAQRASIPTLIQEQNSYAGITNKILGKKASAICVAYDKMEQFFPAEKIVFTGNPVRSDILDLNGKREEGLKHYGLDATKKTLAVIGGSLGARTLNEAMRDNTKFLEKYDGIQVLWQCGKFYEYEFGESDTAKLPNVQLRTFIDRMDLLYAAADVIVSRAGALTISELCLVGKPAVLVPSPNVAEDHQTKNALALVEKGAARLVRDAEANEKMLQEALLILENEALAFSLSESIRQLGRPNAAEAIAREVIKLVDKS, from the coding sequence CGGCGGCACGGGAGGCCATGTGTTCCCGGCTATCGCTATCGCGGACGCTATCAAAAAGTTGCGACCCAATGCGGAGTTTCTATTCGTCGGTGCGAACGGGAAAATGGAAATGGAGCGCGTGCCACAAGCCGGCTATGCCATAGAGGGATTGAGCATAGCAGGGTTTCAAAGAAACCTGAGTGTCAGGAACTTGGCCTTCCCCTTCAAACTACTGACAAGCCTGTGGAAAGCACGCAAAATTGTTCGTCATTTCCAGCCTGATGTAGTGATAGGAACAGGTGGGTATGCCAGTGGCCCAGTAATGCGAGCTGCACAACGGGCAAGCATCCCGACGCTGATACAAGAGCAAAATTCATATGCGGGCATCACCAATAAAATTTTGGGTAAAAAAGCCTCCGCAATTTGTGTGGCCTACGACAAGATGGAGCAGTTTTTCCCTGCGGAGAAAATCGTGTTCACGGGAAACCCGGTGCGCTCCGATATTTTGGATTTGAATGGCAAGCGTGAGGAAGGCCTGAAGCACTACGGGCTTGACGCCACCAAAAAGACGCTCGCCGTCATTGGAGGCAGTTTGGGCGCGCGGACACTGAACGAAGCCATGCGCGACAACACCAAGTTTTTGGAAAAATACGATGGCATTCAAGTGCTGTGGCAATGCGGCAAGTTCTACGAATACGAGTTTGGCGAAAGCGATACGGCGAAGCTGCCCAACGTCCAACTCCGCACCTTCATTGACCGGATGGATTTGCTCTACGCGGCGGCAGATGTCATCGTTTCTCGTGCAGGCGCACTGACCATCAGCGAATTGTGTCTTGTCGGGAAACCAGCAGTGCTCGTCCCGTCGCCCAACGTGGCGGAAGACCACCAGACCAAAAACGCCCTCGCACTCGTGGAAAAAGGCGCCGCCCGCCTCGTCCGCGACGCCGAGGCAAACGAGAAAATGCTGCAAGAAGCCCTTTTGATTTTGGAAAACGAAGCCCTCGCCTTCAGCCTCAGCGAAAGCATCCGGCAATTGGGCCGGCCCAACGCGGCGGAGGCGATAGCGCGGGAGGTCATAAAATTGGTTGATAAAAGTTGA